The following is a genomic window from Blattabacterium cuenoti.
TATAATTAATTATATAAGAATTAATAAATATAACATAGAATTTCTCCACCTAATTTATTTTTTCTAGCTTTTTTATCAGTTAAAAGACCAGATGATGTAGAAATTATAGCTATTCCTAATCCATTTAATACTCTAGGTAAATTTTTATATTTTGTATATTTTCTTAACCCTGGTTTACTAATTCTAATAAGATTTTGAATAACAGATTTATTTTTATAATATTTTAATGCAATTTTAATAATTTTAATATTATTAGTATTATTTACTATTTTAAAATCTAAAATATAACCATTTTGTAATAATATTTTAGATAAATTTTGTTTTAATTTAGAATAATAAATTTCTAAAAATTTATGTTTTACTTTACTTGCATTTCTAATTCTAGTTAAAAAATCAGAAATAGGATCTGTATTCATAATATTACCAACTTACTTTTTTAACTCCTGGAATTAATCCTTGAGAAACTAAATGTCTAAACATAATTCTAGATATACCAAATTTCCTCATA
Proteins encoded in this region:
- the rpsH gene encoding 30S ribosomal protein S8 — protein: MNTDPISDFLTRIRNASKVKHKFLEIYYSKLKQNLSKILLQNGYILDFKIVNNTNNIKIIKIALKYYKNKSVIQNLIRISKPGLRKYTKYKNLPRVLNGLGIAIISTSSGLLTDKKARKNKLGGEILCYIY